DNA from Megachile rotundata isolate GNS110a chromosome 8, iyMegRotu1, whole genome shotgun sequence:
GATAATACGTtggaaattttagtaaaatgttTCTAGTGAATCACTGCGGTAATCCCCGCGAACGAGGAAAATCAAACGCGATGctcgaataaaaattttcacgaaaaatatctacatatgcatacatgtatgtataaaataaactcTCTCTTTCTTCTCTTGATCTCTAGATACACCACGTGTGTGGATACGATATTTATCGATTTAAtcaaaaacataattaaatcgTGACAGTCGTCACTCGCGTGCTATCAGTATAATCGATTTATCAATGCTGTTCAATCAGATCGTATCTATAACGAGTACGTGTCAACGAAACGAGGTCTGTAGCTTCTTGTACATAGAAACGAAAACATCCGTAGTTGCCGTTGCAGATGTTGGAAAACCTTTGCGAACAATCTCACCTTGACACGAACGTAAATGTTAACGATAGAAAAGACAAAGAAAAAACTTCCTTTTGTTCTACGCTAGAAACGTGACAATAATTATCTAATtgtcttataaaaaataaaaaactaaagGAGCGATATGTAGAAACTGGAACAGACATTTTTTCAATTGACTGTCTATTCCATTGAAAAcgacaattttatatatatacttGTATATTCGCATGTGTATTGTCCTCGACTGTTATACTCGGTCACGTTACAACGTAACTCATAAACGTGTAGGTTGTAAAACGTGTACCATAACGAGTTAAATCTTACGATTTTCAATTATCTTTAACGAGGCTAGAACAGTGGAAACGAATAAATTTTAACGATACCCGTGTGTATCGATATGTCAAgaatacatattttgtaattttcggaTGGAAATGTTCGCAACACCTGTTAAAACGAACatttttacatacatacatacatacatatatatgaacGGTGAATACAATTAGTGGATAGTTTCTTTCTCTATATTTATTCTTATCCAAAGGAAGCTTATGGTTGTATCCGAACACATATGATAAAACGCAACGCTATCGATGATGTGTATTTGAAAATGGCGCGACGCGGTAACCTCTGTACAATTTGTACAACTTTCTGAATACACTTTTATAAAGCAGTTACCTAATAATTGTGGAGTAAAGGAAAAACACGATTCTTCTGTATAACTACTAAGCATAAACCTTTTGACATTACGGATGTTTAATCTTTCGAATCGAATATAATTTCAACATTCGTCCAACTATttttattcgtaaaaatatCATGCTACtggaatgaaaatttgttatacCGCCAAACGTATGCATCGTACATACTATTATCCGCATAATAGAAAAACCTGTAGAAATTTGTCTACAGCTTGCTTAAGTTTCATCATTTTCGTAAAATATCGATACACACGGTGGTTTGGGCGTGGTGTATCTGTTCCCCGAATAAAGTTGGTACTTCAATTACCAAGACCGCAAGACCACTCAAGACTGATGTATTTACGATAAAGTACGTAAAGCTATTAACCGTTTGTTTGTATGCGTTCAAGTTTATTGATAATTCGTTCGACGTTTTCATATTAACCGTCCAATTATTTCACAGATATTGTACAATCAAGGTTAACTCCGAAAATTCATTCTAAAGGAATTTCTAAGGTTGCGAGATAAGGTATTTATGAGTCAGCCATTCAGTTGTGTCACGGTAATTGCACGAagtatatttgaagattttttggAGTGAAAAACTTTTGGTTTCTcagtttaaaacaatattttggaCAATATATTTGAGAAGAAAATCATTTTTGACCACTTACCAGGTGGGTCTACAGATTTTTTCAATGGTATAAGTTCCATTTTGTAATAGGCAGGTGGTATATACTTTTACTTGATAGATACAAAATCCAACTGATGATAATTTCATACGATAACGTTTCCAATACCATATATTCTATTACACAACGCTAATAATAACTACACAGACGTATGTTTTACAGATAGTTTGTTCGATGAATGCGCTTTTTTTGATTAATCTATGATCCTTTATCAAAGTATACGTTCCTTTgcagatttaataaaaatgtgttaTCGTTATTTGTAGAAAAATGTCCAATGTCGGTAATTTGGAACAACAAattgcaagtttgcaaattaatCATGGAGATAATGTCGCAACTATCAAGCCTGGAAAGAAGGTGGGACCAGCTGTTCCTCCTAAACCAAAAAAATCACAACCCCAGGTCAGTAAATTATgcgaaattaatcaaatttatagtaatttttattctaaaaatatttcatgttcCCTTTTCATGTCTGTTTCGTTATTATTTGGAAATGTCGATGGTAAAATTACGAGATTTACGAACTatctgaaatattttgttaaaaacacTGCGATTACGCGTAGAATTTGTTCCAGATACCACAAAGTTACACTATAAAGGTTCCATCTGTGCCATCGTACAGTACTGTACTTAACAATTCCGGAACGAATGAgaaatcatcaaatttatacATGAATTCTCCTTCGTCATATGTGCCATTAAATATGGAAAAAAATGATTTTTCATTGTCATCGTCCACAAATGGAAAAGATGTTCATAAAAGTTATCAAAACAACGAGAATTATTACGCGCACCAAATAGAGGAGAAGTTCGAACCGAAATATGGTTACGATGAAAAAAATTACTACTCGAATATTGGAAATATACCTGCTCCTCAAGTTCCAGTCGACGATCATTCAAGATCAATGAGAAACGTTGTATACAGCAATATAGATCCTCCGATATCCATGCCAGTTAATAAAACTGGGCCTAAGACAGAAAAAGACATTATCTACAGTAATATTCAATGGAACTCTAAACCAGAGAATACATATTGCAATATACCCGCTGCTGCTCATAACAATGGTATTATATCGTCCAAAGTATATTTCAACCTATCATTTTATTCTATAtacgtataatttattatatttttaaactggTTATCGATTGAAATATTATCGTATTGCAGATGACTTACCACCACCACCAGAACCCTCAGAATACGTTCCTTGTGTACCAGGCAATTCTTTCCCGCCTCCACCCGAAGAACTACCACCTCCGCCAAGTCCTGTATCTTCCAGCTACAGTGAATTAAGACGTGCCACTTATCAAACAGATTTTCCTTCGGATAATTATCCAAACGATATTTATGGTCCAAGCTCGCAATCCAGTTCGACGTACGAATCTATATACGAACCGATTAATCCCAGACCGCCATCGCAGCTTTCTTGTAATTATTCCATGTATTCTGGTTACGGATCAGCTACGTCCACGCAGCCACAAGGGAAAGTATCTCCGGTTAAAGAAGTATGTCGATATTGCTTTTCTTTCcacaaatatttttctcttcttctcTCATCCTTGTTAAGATTTTTCGGATTACAGTCTTACCAGTTGTTTATTTCAGGTGGATGTTCTGACCGACCTGTTAGTCCAAGGAATGGAGGATAATGCCGAAGATGCCGACATTTATGGAATTTGTGCACAATGCGGTCGTAAAGTCGAAGGCGAAGGTACCGGTTGCTCCGCGATGGATAAGGTGTTTCATATCGACTGTTTTTGTTGTTACGTTTGTAAAGTAAATCTACAGGGTAAACCGTTTTATTCGTTGGAAAGCAAACCGTACTGCGAGGAAGATTATTTGAATACTTTGGAAAAATGCTGCGTTTGTACCAGACCGATACTCGATAGGATATTAAGAGCCACAGGAAAACCTTATCATCCATCCTGTTTCACGTGCGTAGTTTGTGACCAAAGCTTAGACGGTATACCTTTCACGGTAGACGCAACGAACCAAATTCACTGTATACAATGTTTCCACAAGTAAGTAGCATTTCGGACGTAAACAGATATTAAATGATAAAACAATGATACGAGCCTGTATCCATAACGTTTTTCTCTGCAGGAAATTTGCTCCACGTTGTTGCGTTTGTAAATTACCAATTATGCCAGAACCAGGGCAGGACGAAACTGTACGGGTTGTAGCATTGGATCGTAGTTTCCACATTCAGTGTTACAAATGCGAAGACTGTGGGTTAATTCTTTCTTCCGATTCCGAAGGACGCGGATGTTATCCTCTGGATGATCATGTACTGTGTAAAAGTTGTAACGCTACTCGCGTGCAAGCACTGACATCACACATGACGACTGAATTGTAAATCGTACAAGCAGACTAACTCTGTGCATATACTATGCTATTGCATTCGTAGTAGTTGTTGGGGAAATCTTGAACGTATTTAGACGAGTACATTGTTAAAAATAGTTTTCAAAGAACTTTGCGAATCGAATcctttttacaaatattcactGAGGAGAATAAGCTAATTTCCAtcaaaattactattattttctgTACACTGCCATAATCAAAATGCCAAGAATTTTTTATACCTTTATAAC
Protein-coding regions in this window:
- the Zyx gene encoding lipoma-preferred partner zyxin isoform X1; the encoded protein is MSNVGNLEQQIASLQINHGDNVATIKPGKKVGPAVPPKPKKSQPQNLFQIPQSYTIKVPSVPSYSTVLNNSGTNEKSSNLYMNSPSSYVPLNMEKNDFSLSSSTNGKDVHKSYQNNENYYAHQIEEKFEPKYGYDEKNYYSNIGNIPAPQVPVDDHSRSMRNVVYSNIDPPISMPVNKTGPKTEKDIIYSNIQWNSKPENTYCNIPAAAHNNDDLPPPPEPSEYVPCVPGNSFPPPPEELPPPPSPVSSSYSELRRATYQTDFPSDNYPNDIYGPSSQSSSTYESIYEPINPRPPSQLSCNYSMYSGYGSATSTQPQGKVSPVKEVDVLTDLLVQGMEDNAEDADIYGICAQCGRKVEGEGTGCSAMDKVFHIDCFCCYVCKVNLQGKPFYSLESKPYCEEDYLNTLEKCCVCTRPILDRILRATGKPYHPSCFTCVVCDQSLDGIPFTVDATNQIHCIQCFHKKFAPRCCVCKLPIMPEPGQDETVRVVALDRSFHIQCYKCEDCGLILSSDSEGRGCYPLDDHVLCKSCNATRVQALTSHMTTEL
- the Zyx gene encoding lipoma-preferred partner zyxin isoform X2, with amino-acid sequence MSNVGNLEQQIASLQINHGDNVATIKPGKKVGPAVPPKPKKSQPQIPQSYTIKVPSVPSYSTVLNNSGTNEKSSNLYMNSPSSYVPLNMEKNDFSLSSSTNGKDVHKSYQNNENYYAHQIEEKFEPKYGYDEKNYYSNIGNIPAPQVPVDDHSRSMRNVVYSNIDPPISMPVNKTGPKTEKDIIYSNIQWNSKPENTYCNIPAAAHNNDDLPPPPEPSEYVPCVPGNSFPPPPEELPPPPSPVSSSYSELRRATYQTDFPSDNYPNDIYGPSSQSSSTYESIYEPINPRPPSQLSCNYSMYSGYGSATSTQPQGKVSPVKEVDVLTDLLVQGMEDNAEDADIYGICAQCGRKVEGEGTGCSAMDKVFHIDCFCCYVCKVNLQGKPFYSLESKPYCEEDYLNTLEKCCVCTRPILDRILRATGKPYHPSCFTCVVCDQSLDGIPFTVDATNQIHCIQCFHKKFAPRCCVCKLPIMPEPGQDETVRVVALDRSFHIQCYKCEDCGLILSSDSEGRGCYPLDDHVLCKSCNATRVQALTSHMTTEL